One genomic window of Methanosarcina acetivorans C2A includes the following:
- a CDS encoding aldehyde ferredoxin oxidoreductase family protein — MTTEQYAIPGLKNVLYIDLTNQTYHIEERPDLYEKYLGGIGVATNLMLEEYKEGTEPLDPEMPVILSTGPLSGVYPTCTKTVALFRSPLNGELGESYAGGHLAMSLRYAGFETIVIKGSSKYPVYVTVHDDKVAFRDASSIWNLSSAIDVGQILRRVEPGAGRRSIIRIGPAGEKGVTYASVNVDTYRHFGRLGLGTVFGAKKLKALLVAGHQELRSPDHNAYKKMYGNLYETIVKTGLMEKYHNLGTSENILVLNELKGLPTRNLQATSIEGVEDISGENFAEKYLIRRVSCAGCPIGCVHVAMLKRQFSKAHEYETLNISYDFELIYALGSNLGVTDPEAVLELIDACEKAGVDIISMGVILAWVTEMQQRGKISTSETLGLKFSWGDKATYLRAIELVVQAPNEFYSDLGKGVDYASKKYGGEDFAIRLGGLEIPGYHTGLGNMLGLSVGARHSHLDSAGYSADQKAFNQPVSDEKIVDYIIDEEDRRSVLNCMVACLFARNVYTYENMVQALKCIGIERTEEELKELGKDIFRKKYELKKKFGFKFENLTLPKRFFETASTTGKLEEARVRKAIEMYVEKRGVKAL; from the coding sequence ATGACAACAGAACAGTACGCTATTCCGGGTCTTAAAAACGTGCTTTACATTGACCTGACCAATCAGACTTATCACATTGAGGAAAGACCGGACCTCTATGAAAAATACCTCGGAGGCATAGGAGTTGCCACAAATCTCATGCTCGAAGAATATAAAGAAGGTACAGAACCTCTTGACCCCGAAATGCCGGTAATTCTCAGCACCGGACCTCTCTCAGGCGTGTATCCCACCTGTACCAAAACCGTAGCGCTTTTCCGCTCCCCCCTTAACGGGGAACTTGGAGAGTCCTATGCGGGAGGGCACCTTGCCATGTCCCTGCGCTATGCAGGATTTGAAACAATCGTTATCAAAGGCTCTTCCAAATATCCTGTGTATGTGACGGTACACGATGACAAGGTTGCTTTCAGGGACGCATCCTCCATATGGAACCTCTCTTCTGCGATCGATGTGGGGCAGATCCTCCGCAGGGTGGAACCCGGTGCAGGAAGGCGCAGCATTATCAGGATAGGGCCTGCAGGGGAGAAAGGAGTTACGTATGCAAGTGTAAACGTTGATACCTACAGACACTTCGGGCGACTCGGGCTCGGGACAGTTTTCGGAGCAAAGAAACTCAAGGCTCTTCTTGTTGCAGGACACCAGGAACTTAGAAGCCCTGACCACAATGCCTACAAAAAAATGTACGGAAACCTTTACGAGACAATTGTGAAAACCGGGCTGATGGAAAAATACCACAACCTTGGCACAAGCGAAAATATCCTGGTCTTAAATGAACTCAAAGGTCTCCCTACACGAAACCTGCAGGCAACCTCAATCGAAGGGGTAGAAGACATCTCGGGAGAGAACTTTGCGGAAAAGTACCTGATCCGTAGGGTTTCTTGCGCCGGATGTCCCATAGGCTGCGTCCATGTAGCCATGCTGAAGCGTCAGTTCTCAAAAGCCCATGAATATGAAACCCTCAACATTTCCTACGACTTTGAATTAATCTACGCTCTTGGTTCTAATCTTGGCGTTACGGACCCTGAAGCCGTACTCGAACTAATTGACGCTTGCGAAAAAGCCGGGGTGGATATAATCAGCATGGGAGTTATACTTGCCTGGGTTACGGAGATGCAGCAGCGTGGGAAGATTTCCACCAGTGAGACCCTGGGACTCAAATTTTCCTGGGGTGACAAAGCAACATACCTTCGAGCAATAGAGCTGGTAGTCCAGGCCCCTAACGAATTTTATTCAGACCTTGGAAAGGGGGTGGATTATGCCTCCAAAAAATACGGGGGAGAAGATTTTGCAATCCGCTTGGGGGGGCTCGAGATTCCCGGCTACCACACAGGGCTTGGAAACATGCTTGGGCTTTCGGTCGGAGCCCGGCATTCCCACCTGGACAGTGCAGGTTATTCCGCAGATCAGAAAGCGTTTAACCAGCCTGTATCGGATGAGAAAATTGTCGACTATATTATCGATGAAGAAGACCGCCGCAGCGTCCTGAACTGCATGGTTGCCTGTCTCTTTGCCAGAAATGTCTATACATACGAAAACATGGTTCAGGCCCTGAAATGCATAGGGATAGAAAGAACCGAAGAAGAACTCAAAGAACTTGGAAAGGACATCTTCAGGAAAAAATACGAATTAAAAAAGAAATTCGGTTTCAAGTTCGAAAACCTTACTCTCCCGAAAAGGTTTTTTGAGACAGCCTCAACTACAGGAAAGCTCGAAGAAGCAAGGGTCAGGAAAGCAATTGAAATGTATGTAGAAAAAAGAGGAGTTAAGGCTCTCTGA
- a CDS encoding 4Fe-4S binding protein — protein MAKRLKVANPARCIGCYSCMMACARTWYDTISLKNSRINIQTRGGIETAYAMIVCHACVDPPCMRACPLGALTKRKGGGVTLNKEICDGCGNCIEACIVGAIHLDAEKKAVICKHCGVCTKFCPHDVLEMIEVEDSGELKVTDTSPVEDTSPEGPTASHKELYGKKEPEVKK, from the coding sequence ATGGCAAAAAGGCTAAAGGTTGCAAACCCGGCCCGCTGCATAGGCTGCTATTCCTGTATGATGGCCTGTGCAAGGACCTGGTACGATACCATATCTTTGAAAAACAGCAGAATTAACATCCAGACTCGTGGCGGAATCGAAACTGCTTATGCTATGATTGTCTGTCACGCCTGTGTTGACCCTCCGTGCATGAGAGCCTGCCCTCTTGGTGCGCTGACTAAAAGGAAAGGGGGAGGCGTTACTCTTAACAAAGAAATCTGCGACGGCTGCGGAAACTGTATCGAAGCCTGCATAGTTGGGGCAATTCATCTGGATGCAGAAAAAAAAGCAGTCATCTGCAAACACTGCGGGGTCTGCACAAAGTTCTGCCCGCATGATGTCCTTGAAATGATTGAGGTCGAAGACAGCGGGGAATTAAAGGTCACGGATACGAGCCCTGTTGAAGATACGAGCCCTGAAGGCCCTACTGCTTCCCATAAGGAGCTTTACGGGAAAAAAGAGCCTGAGGTGAAAAAATGA
- a CDS encoding dicarboxylate/amino acid:cation symporter — MKDKDNRYIPNPREFAQEIAEETRTLRHEITGGIMRIYYPLDFRRNNSLKTLSNQLRDLLEKKLWLKILIGMGLGIFLGLFLGPFGGYVDPAYAEIISEWIAIPGYIFLGLLKMIVVPLVFASIILGVASSQSMSALKKTGVSTAIYFVITTAIAAAIGLGMALYIHPGQFISGDLIESAMGSEVQVDTSALNIDTSILTLPASLIGGLLPSNPLGALASGEMLQVVIVAIIIGIALVSLNKEQSTPMVGVLNSVQAVCMTVVKWSMSLAPIAVFGLLTKFTIKLGIEALLGMMVYVGTVLASLLLLMCLNLLIVSVVARYNPFKFLKAIRDVMLLAFSTSSSAAVMPLSIKTAEEKLGVKPSISQFVVPLGATVNMNGTALYQGVATVFLAEVFGIELGPFQLLVVMVMAVAASIGTPSIPGVGIVVLALILNSVGIPTSGIALIMGVDRILDMSRTAVNVAGDLVACKVMNRLGGGRTAEQKASEIAEVKVEKVPEDKFEDKAKANKDITASESSNT, encoded by the coding sequence ATGAAAGATAAGGACAACCGTTATATTCCGAACCCGAGGGAGTTCGCTCAGGAAATTGCAGAGGAAACACGAACGCTTCGCCATGAAATCACTGGCGGAATCATGCGCATTTATTACCCTCTGGATTTCAGGCGCAACAATTCCCTGAAAACCCTGAGTAACCAGCTCCGTGATTTACTTGAGAAGAAACTCTGGCTAAAGATTCTCATAGGCATGGGACTCGGCATCTTTCTGGGACTATTTCTCGGGCCTTTTGGAGGGTACGTCGATCCCGCTTATGCAGAGATTATAAGTGAATGGATTGCCATTCCGGGTTATATCTTCCTCGGGCTTCTGAAGATGATTGTGGTCCCTCTCGTTTTTGCCTCCATTATCCTTGGGGTGGCTTCAAGCCAGAGCATGAGCGCCCTAAAAAAGACAGGAGTTTCAACAGCAATTTATTTTGTAATTACGACTGCAATCGCAGCTGCTATTGGGCTTGGAATGGCGCTTTACATCCATCCCGGGCAGTTTATAAGCGGGGACCTTATTGAAAGTGCAATGGGAAGTGAGGTTCAGGTAGATACGTCTGCTTTGAATATCGATACTTCGATTCTGACCCTCCCCGCATCGCTTATCGGGGGGCTTCTCCCTTCGAATCCCCTTGGAGCTCTGGCTAGTGGGGAAATGCTGCAGGTTGTGATCGTTGCAATAATCATAGGTATTGCTCTTGTGTCTCTGAATAAGGAACAGTCAACTCCAATGGTTGGTGTCCTTAACTCTGTGCAGGCTGTCTGTATGACTGTGGTCAAATGGAGCATGAGTCTTGCCCCTATTGCAGTTTTCGGGCTACTCACCAAGTTTACTATCAAACTGGGCATCGAAGCCCTGCTCGGAATGATGGTATATGTGGGCACCGTACTTGCAAGCCTGCTGCTCCTCATGTGCCTGAACCTCCTTATTGTCTCCGTTGTTGCAAGGTATAATCCTTTTAAGTTCCTTAAAGCCATAAGGGATGTTATGCTCCTCGCTTTTTCCACGTCCAGTTCGGCTGCAGTTATGCCCTTATCTATCAAGACTGCAGAAGAAAAGTTAGGGGTAAAACCTTCGATCTCACAGTTCGTAGTCCCTCTGGGAGCCACGGTCAATATGAACGGGACTGCGCTTTATCAGGGTGTAGCTACAGTTTTTCTGGCTGAAGTTTTCGGGATAGAGCTCGGGCCTTTCCAGCTCCTTGTAGTAATGGTTATGGCTGTTGCAGCATCCATTGGTACGCCTTCGATTCCGGGGGTAGGAATTGTTGTCCTTGCCCTGATTCTCAACAGCGTGGGGATTCCTACGAGCGGGATAGCTCTTATAATGGGAGTCGACAGAATACTTGACATGAGCAGGACCGCAGTGAATGTAGCAGGCGACCTTGTGGCATGCAAGGTTATGAATCGCCTGGGCGGAGGAAGAACAGCTGAACAAAAGGCCAGTGAAATAGCTGAAGTAAAAGTTGAAAAAGTCCCTGAAGATAAATTTGAGGACAAAGCTAAGGCAAATAAAGATATTACAGCATCTGAAAGCTCAAATACTTAA
- a CDS encoding right-handed parallel beta-helix repeat-containing protein → MNGIVAIGSAAPTLIYPSADEYVTLDASNSLTFNWTEVDGATNYHLEVSRYSDFHTLTRDRTTTNTYYYVAVEQNATYYWRVSAYVNGNWENPSSYGVFYTFEEPEPLVPTLIYPSADEYVTLDASNSLTFNWTEVDGATNYHLEVSRYPDFHTLTRDRTTTNTYYYVAVEQNATYYWRVSAYVNGDWEEPCNYSVFYTFEEPEPPAPTLIYPSADEYVTLDASNSLTFNWTEVEDATNYHLEVSRYSDFHTLTRDRTTTNTYYYVAVEQNATYYWRVSAYVNGDWEEPCNYSVFYTFEETEPGTGNLTYLTIGPSGCNYTVDGDDDQVQINQALAAVDALGGGTVELVGPFTYDITETILIGDNTRLISTTGAVIRLNDDCMWNSMVPVIGQLDGTYTATHDVEICGLEFDCNEANLTHLGTYDSNNLERKWGKGFYNAIYIRGGTSEANFAYNISIHDNHFYDGMGDSARIFNARNFTYYANEAENMQHATVYCAQVLGADIYDNEIEHITNAGIRFDNSEDAIIHDNILRDYTGTTSAPKYGSEGIQIGNQDAISRLTNNITIYDNDIQGGLDAIQLMDALGTAGTTAQTVLIYNNTIHDSGICTWAKYNGAISVWNWGNGLTIYHNQINDSYGAGILVYNAYSGCTMDVYENNIVGVYDTLATNPTYRLGVTGYGILNYIGSAYMDVNATSNYITGCSTGAYYGVTPTSTASEPNVW, encoded by the coding sequence CATACCTTAACAAGGGACAGGACGACCACGAATACTTACTATTATGTGGCTGTAGAACAGAATGCCACCTATTATTGGAGAGTGAGCGCATACGTGAACGGGAACTGGGAAAACCCCAGTAGCTACGGCGTATTCTACACATTTGAGGAACCAGAACCGCTAGTTCCCACGCTAATATATCCATCTGCTGATGAATATGTAACTCTGGATGCCAGTAACTCCTTAACTTTTAATTGGACAGAAGTTGATGGTGCCACAAATTACCATCTTGAAGTGTCCAGGTATCCTGACTTCCATACATTAACGAGGGATAGGACAACCACGAATACTTACTATTATGTGGCTGTAGAACAGAATGCTACATATTATTGGAGAGTGAGTGCATACGTGAACGGGGACTGGGAAGAACCCTGTAACTACAGCGTATTCTACACATTTGAGGAACCAGAACCGCCAGCTCCCACGCTAATATATCCATCTGCTGATGAATATGTAACCCTGGATGCCAGTAACTCCTTAACTTTTAATTGGACAGAAGTTGAAGATGCCACAAATTACCATCTTGAAGTGTCCAGGTATTCTGACTTCCATACCTTAACAAGGGATAGGACAACCACGAATACTTACTATTATGTGGCTGTAGAACAGAATGCCACCTATTATTGGAGAGTGAGCGCATACGTGAACGGGGACTGGGAAGAACCCTGTAACTACAGCGTATTCTACACATTTGAGGAAACAGAACCAGGGACAGGAAACTTAACTTATTTGACAATAGGACCGTCCGGATGTAACTATACGGTTGACGGTGATGATGATCAGGTGCAGATTAATCAAGCACTCGCTGCAGTAGATGCACTCGGTGGAGGTACGGTTGAGCTTGTAGGTCCTTTTACTTATGATATTACGGAAACTATTCTCATTGGAGATAATACTAGACTGATCAGTACTACGGGTGCAGTCATTAGGTTGAATGATGATTGTATGTGGAACTCCATGGTGCCTGTGATTGGTCAGTTGGATGGTACTTATACAGCAACCCATGACGTAGAGATCTGTGGCCTGGAATTCGATTGTAATGAAGCAAACCTTACACACCTTGGAACTTACGACAGCAATAACCTCGAAAGAAAATGGGGTAAGGGTTTCTACAATGCAATCTATATCAGAGGAGGGACTTCAGAAGCAAACTTTGCATACAACATCTCAATCCATGATAACCACTTCTATGATGGCATGGGAGATTCGGCAAGAATTTTCAATGCAAGAAACTTCACATACTATGCAAACGAAGCGGAGAATATGCAGCATGCTACCGTCTACTGTGCTCAGGTCTTAGGAGCAGACATCTATGATAATGAGATCGAGCATATTACCAATGCGGGTATAAGGTTCGACAACTCAGAAGATGCAATTATCCACGACAACATCCTAAGAGACTACACAGGCACAACCAGTGCACCCAAGTATGGTAGTGAAGGTATTCAGATCGGTAATCAGGATGCCATCAGCCGACTGACCAACAATATCACCATCTACGACAACGATATCCAAGGCGGACTTGATGCTATCCAGCTGATGGATGCATTAGGCACAGCTGGAACAACTGCCCAGACAGTCCTCATCTACAACAACACAATCCACGATAGTGGGATATGTACCTGGGCAAAGTACAATGGTGCTATCTCAGTCTGGAATTGGGGCAATGGATTAACCATCTACCACAACCAGATCAATGACTCCTACGGAGCAGGTATCCTGGTCTACAACGCTTACTCAGGTTGTACAATGGACGTGTACGAGAACAACATAGTAGGCGTCTACGACACACTTGCTACCAACCCAACATACCGGTTAGGTGTTACTGGGTATGGTATTCTCAACTACATAGGATCTGCCTACATGGATGTAAATGCCACCAGTAACTACATAACAGGATGTAGCACAGGAGCATACTACGGAGTGACTCCAACTTCCACGGCATCCGAACCTAATGTCTGGTGA
- a CDS encoding IS1634-like element ISMac23 family transposase, with product MMNLKTKIRAFPTIPNKNICVPIGSMLAVQYFYEKLNFSDVFGKHKSRGLDLNSLLIGLVSYKLTENFSIKEAGKWLNQKEILEILNLESFHEKVLYRTLEILGRNKEEILSDILGNLFSVYDFEETDINLDWTSITLYGTKSKLGKFGYSRDHRPDKLQITVGVSELKKSINIPIGVTVNKGNVLDLKHFPETYNKVKSKLKKGSLIVFDKGANTVENIKLIQEDKMTYLTSMKLNSSDDKIIEKFDVTKAEQIDSEKGIYGIKIVKPNSIKYFYLSESLQEKQLEAKARTVLKKLQEAKEIQEIIVKNKKLPKKFRINNELIEIDYSFKTKLEELSDDEAIELLKSSIINGREGFFCLKSNKNLTLEKALEIYREKDSIEKIFNSLKNEIQIKPLRVWSENSIHGAIILGFIAQLFISLMRYEFEEIKHKSTKFIKKSLKNLTLTIKFVKNGLRNYIFANFDKINSLIVTKMGTIP from the coding sequence TTGATGAATCTAAAAACAAAAATAAGAGCATTCCCTACTATTCCTAACAAGAATATATGTGTTCCTATCGGCTCGATGCTTGCTGTCCAATACTTTTATGAAAAACTTAATTTCTCTGATGTTTTTGGTAAGCATAAAAGCCGAGGTTTAGATCTCAATAGTTTATTAATAGGCTTGGTGAGCTACAAGCTCACCGAGAATTTTAGCATTAAAGAAGCTGGCAAATGGTTAAATCAGAAAGAAATTCTCGAGATTTTGAATCTCGAGAGTTTTCATGAAAAGGTTCTTTACAGAACACTTGAGATCCTGGGGCGCAACAAAGAGGAGATTCTTTCTGATATTTTAGGCAATCTATTTTCCGTTTATGATTTTGAAGAGACAGATATAAACCTTGACTGGACAAGTATAACTCTTTACGGCACAAAATCCAAGCTTGGAAAGTTTGGATATAGCAGAGATCATAGACCTGATAAGCTTCAGATAACAGTTGGAGTAAGCGAACTCAAAAAATCAATTAACATACCCATTGGAGTTACAGTAAACAAAGGAAATGTTCTTGATCTGAAACATTTTCCTGAGACGTATAACAAGGTAAAAAGTAAACTCAAAAAAGGATCTCTTATTGTTTTTGATAAAGGCGCTAATACAGTTGAAAACATAAAGCTGATACAGGAAGATAAGATGACATATCTTACTTCCATGAAACTGAATTCAAGTGACGATAAAATCATTGAGAAATTTGATGTAACTAAAGCAGAACAGATAGATTCTGAGAAAGGAATTTATGGGATAAAAATAGTCAAGCCAAATAGCATTAAGTATTTCTATTTATCAGAATCATTACAAGAAAAACAATTGGAAGCAAAGGCAAGAACTGTTCTGAAGAAGTTACAGGAAGCAAAAGAGATACAGGAGATAATTGTCAAAAATAAAAAGCTTCCCAAAAAATTCAGAATAAACAATGAGTTGATTGAGATTGACTATTCTTTTAAGACTAAGCTCGAAGAGCTTAGTGATGATGAAGCGATAGAACTCCTAAAGAGTTCCATAATTAATGGAAGAGAAGGATTTTTCTGCCTTAAATCAAACAAGAATTTGACACTTGAAAAGGCACTGGAAATATATCGAGAAAAGGACTCTATAGAGAAAATATTCAACTCGCTTAAAAACGAAATACAGATTAAGCCGTTAAGGGTTTGGTCAGAAAATAGCATTCATGGAGCTATTATACTGGGATTTATTGCTCAATTATTCATATCGCTGATGCGATATGAATTTGAGGAAATCAAGCACAAATCCACAAAATTCATCAAAAAAAGCTTGAAAAATTTGACACTTACAATAAAGTTCGTGAAAAATGGACTCAGAAATTATATTTTTGCTAATTTTGATAAGATCAATAGTTTAATTGTAACAAAAATGGGCACTATTCCATAG
- a CDS encoding HAD family hydrolase, which yields MKYNTIIFDFDYTLADATDGIVSSFNHAFSELGLAGCDIESIKRTVGLSLDEAFVQLTANKDKALISRFKILFKEKADEVMSKNTVLFDDTISTLRQLKHDGLNTGIVTTKYHYRIVETLNTHGISDLVDIIVGGEDVKTPKPSPEGLLLAIDSLNAQQNNVLYIGDSLVDAKTALAANVDFAGITTGTTDEKEFSQYPCIRIFKNLSELGFELPSF from the coding sequence ATGAAATATAACACCATAATTTTTGATTTTGACTACACACTTGCCGATGCAACGGATGGTATTGTATCGAGTTTTAACCACGCTTTTAGTGAGCTGGGCCTTGCCGGCTGTGATATTGAAAGCATAAAAAGGACTGTCGGTTTATCACTGGATGAGGCGTTCGTACAGCTGACGGCGAATAAGGATAAAGCCCTTATAAGTCGTTTTAAAATATTATTTAAGGAAAAAGCCGATGAGGTCATGTCAAAAAACACCGTTCTTTTTGATGACACTATTAGCACACTGCGGCAGTTAAAACATGATGGACTCAATACGGGGATCGTAACTACAAAATACCACTACAGGATCGTGGAGACTTTAAATACGCACGGCATTTCAGATCTTGTAGACATTATTGTTGGAGGAGAGGATGTTAAAACGCCAAAACCATCCCCAGAAGGCCTTTTACTCGCAATTGACAGCCTTAATGCACAGCAAAATAACGTGCTGTATATCGGAGATAGTCTTGTAGATGCCAAAACAGCCCTGGCAGCAAATGTTGATTTTGCGGGAATTACCACAGGAACAACAGACGAAAAAGAGTTTTCGCAATATCCGTGCATAAGGATATTTAAAAATTTATCCGAGCTTGGATTTGAACTTCCTAGTTTTTGA
- a CDS encoding Rieske (2Fe-2S) protein yields MSSEKVPEKGSNPDFEPPWFYAADENSLKEGKLLHVEPGGRNVLLLKTEGEIHAFTNICPHARCPMDRGRLEEFTLTCLCHGRRFDVRTGECLNDSLQLKRYKWKLEGGKIGVKIE; encoded by the coding sequence ATGTCTTCTGAAAAAGTGCCTGAAAAGGGTTCGAATCCTGATTTTGAACCTCCCTGGTTTTATGCAGCCGACGAGAACAGCCTGAAAGAAGGAAAACTTCTGCACGTTGAACCCGGGGGAAGAAATGTCTTGCTCCTTAAGACTGAAGGGGAAATCCATGCTTTCACAAACATCTGTCCTCATGCAAGGTGCCCTATGGATAGGGGCAGGCTGGAAGAATTTACGTTAACATGCCTCTGCCACGGCAGGAGATTTGATGTAAGGACAGGGGAGTGCCTCAATGATTCGCTACAGTTGAAACGGTATAAGTGGAAACTTGAGGGCGGAAAGATTGGGGTGAAAATCGAATAA
- a CDS encoding type 1 glutamine amidotransferase, producing the protein MKIHCIQHVNFETPGTITEWIAQKNHFLSTTHLYENESFPKIETFDLLIVMGGPMNIYEYEKYTWLREEKAFLEKAITGGKAVLGICLGAQLLADVLKAEVFKNNYKEIGWFPVSAERAEKAEIPLLEGIPEDFPAFHWHGDTFSLPGGAKRLFENEACKNQGFIYENRVIGLQFHLEMSNQTIKNVIENCRDELIEGKYIQKEDEMLNRTDFLKESRKLTFRLLDNLEKTITH; encoded by the coding sequence ATGAAAATCCACTGTATCCAGCACGTAAATTTTGAAACTCCCGGGACCATTACCGAATGGATAGCACAGAAAAATCATTTCCTGTCAACTACCCACTTATACGAAAACGAAAGTTTCCCGAAAATCGAGACTTTCGACCTCCTCATAGTCATGGGAGGGCCCATGAATATTTACGAGTATGAAAAATACACCTGGCTGAGGGAAGAAAAAGCCTTTCTCGAAAAAGCCATTACAGGAGGAAAAGCAGTGCTTGGGATCTGTCTCGGAGCCCAGCTGCTGGCTGATGTCCTGAAGGCGGAAGTATTTAAGAATAATTATAAAGAGATTGGGTGGTTCCCGGTATCTGCGGAAAGAGCTGAGAAAGCCGAAATCCCGCTCCTCGAAGGCATTCCTGAGGACTTCCCTGCGTTTCACTGGCATGGAGACACCTTCAGCCTGCCGGGTGGGGCCAAGAGGCTCTTTGAAAACGAAGCCTGCAAAAACCAGGGGTTCATTTATGAAAACAGAGTAATCGGGTTGCAGTTTCATCTGGAAATGAGCAACCAGACAATCAAAAACGTAATTGAAAATTGCAGAGATGAACTCATTGAAGGAAAATACATCCAGAAAGAAGACGAAATGCTGAACAGAACCGATTTCCTTAAAGAATCCAGAAAATTAACGTTCAGGTTGCTGGACAACCTTGAAAAAACAATTACTCACTGA
- a CDS encoding phytoene desaturase family protein — MKKYDVIVVGAGVSGLLAALTLSKHGKKVLVLEKERHLGGNCNSYMVDGYQVDTGAHAITHLIEGPLPRLMDNYFDFLPVFEEYGHYYVRTENAFTKVPSNLKDFVTFDALPRKDRLILSQTLTKALTLSSFGIDLSDQSVYDFLPKNLCKDTYDFVDTISGFLSGKSMKETSAQRILSGSSFVRDSITQEQFDAMIGRLEPKKRQSTESILSSVLPYHLHASLQSRMDRVAQPLASLERLATNKVNYSQGYPRKGLKALLNAILYSLPDTVEIKAECEVKSILVQDGKISGVEADEIYPADLVIYTGFATDLPRLIKDLPPDYNEELKGIVHTKSLTIWLGLKEELPEFNYTGSEIWFKDFAYWAMPISNYDPSLAPKDKQLVGFSFVINADRTEEHELKKAYDTIFRALPNIEKYIDMQHEQIMVPEKAAVTINGKFADIRTPIKNLYIAGTDTDKRSMGITRASYSIIELLKILNEDGKLH; from the coding sequence ATGAAAAAATATGATGTAATTGTTGTCGGGGCTGGCGTAAGCGGGCTTCTGGCTGCGCTGACACTTTCCAAACATGGGAAGAAGGTTCTTGTTCTTGAGAAAGAACGGCATCTTGGGGGAAACTGCAACAGCTATATGGTAGATGGGTATCAGGTGGATACAGGGGCACATGCGATAACCCATCTGATTGAAGGCCCTCTTCCAAGGCTGATGGATAATTACTTTGATTTTTTGCCTGTATTTGAGGAATACGGGCACTACTATGTCAGGACTGAAAATGCCTTTACCAAAGTTCCTTCGAACCTGAAAGATTTTGTAACTTTTGACGCGCTTCCGAGAAAGGACAGGCTTATCCTTTCCCAGACCCTTACGAAAGCTCTTACGCTTTCTTCTTTCGGGATAGACCTGTCGGACCAGTCGGTGTATGACTTCCTCCCGAAAAACCTTTGCAAAGATACCTATGACTTCGTGGACACGATCTCAGGTTTTCTTTCGGGAAAGTCAATGAAAGAGACCTCTGCCCAGCGTATTCTTTCTGGCAGCAGTTTTGTCAGGGACAGCATTACACAGGAGCAGTTTGATGCCATGATCGGAAGATTGGAGCCAAAAAAACGCCAATCAACCGAGTCAATTCTTTCGTCGGTGCTCCCGTACCATCTCCATGCCTCTCTTCAGTCCCGTATGGACAGAGTTGCCCAGCCTCTTGCCTCGCTTGAAAGACTTGCTACAAACAAGGTAAATTATTCCCAGGGCTATCCGAGAAAAGGGTTGAAGGCTCTGCTGAATGCCATCCTTTATTCCCTTCCTGACACGGTAGAAATAAAAGCTGAGTGCGAAGTAAAAAGTATCCTGGTACAGGATGGGAAGATCTCGGGTGTGGAGGCTGACGAAATCTATCCGGCGGATCTTGTTATCTATACGGGCTTTGCAACCGATCTCCCAAGACTTATAAAGGACCTGCCGCCGGATTATAATGAAGAGCTTAAAGGAATCGTGCATACAAAAAGTCTGACCATCTGGCTTGGTCTGAAAGAAGAGCTCCCCGAGTTCAACTATACGGGCTCAGAAATCTGGTTTAAAGACTTTGCCTACTGGGCAATGCCCATAAGCAATTATGACCCGTCCCTTGCCCCGAAGGACAAGCAGCTGGTAGGTTTTTCCTTTGTGATAAATGCGGATAGGACCGAAGAGCACGAGCTCAAAAAAGCCTATGACACCATTTTCCGTGCCCTTCCAAACATCGAAAAATACATTGATATGCAGCACGAGCAGATTATGGTGCCCGAAAAAGCCGCAGTCACAATTAACGGCAAATTCGCAGATATCCGGACTCCGATCAAAAACCTCTACATTGCAGGCACGGATACGGACAAACGCAGCATGGGGATTACCAGGGCATCGTACTCGATAATCGAGCTTTTAAAAATCCTCAATGAGGATGGAAAGCTCCATTGA